One Eurosta solidaginis isolate ZX-2024a chromosome 5, ASM4086904v1, whole genome shotgun sequence DNA segment encodes these proteins:
- the LOC137233629 gene encoding putative nuclease HARBI1 encodes MDPILLFCLSSSDREGDENIVRRRLRERSNPLDLSNKAFLKRFRLTKEAFSYLLEKLNLKQADAKAVPPILQLAVTLSLLASGGYQHNVGSGYLIGMCQSTVSKLTSHVVAEMERKLCAEFICFEPDDSQSCKEWFGEKYKIPGVIGCADGTHIGLQKPIANEHMYFNRKGYLPQHQRYDYM; translated from the exons atggatccaattttattgttttgtttgagctcaAGTGATAGAGAAGGCGATGAAAACATTGTCCGGAGGCGGCTAAGAGAACGCAGTAACCCgttggacttatcgaacaaagc atTCTTGAAGAGATTTCGTTTAACTAAAGAAGCTTTTAGTTACCTTCTAGAGaaattaaatttgaagcaagccgatgCCAAAGCGGTTCCTCCAATTTTGCAATTGGCAGTCACGCTTTCACTTCTTGCTAGCGGTGGCTACCAGCACAATGTCGGTAGTGGCTATTTAATAGGAATGTGCCAGAGCACTGTCTCGAAGTTGACATCACATGTTGTTGCCGAGATGGAGAGGAAGCTGTGTGCGGAATTTATATGCTTTGAACCAGATGACTCCCAAAGCTGTAAAGAATGGTTCggggaaaaatataaaatacctgGAG tgATTGGATGTGCGGACGGTACACATATTGGTTTACAAAAACCTATAGCTAACGAACACATGTACTTCAACCGTAAAGGGTACCTACCACAGCATCAACGCTATGATT ATATGTGA